From a region of the Pogona vitticeps strain Pit_001003342236 chromosome 7, PviZW2.1, whole genome shotgun sequence genome:
- the FSD1 gene encoding fibronectin type III and SPRY domain-containing protein 1, with translation MNPLRCLQERSTADIREPGGGLAHVLSPCSLSLLGPPPFVYSVPVFFSLCVCLSVARTTFPSMPSKLCREAGCSAFPLPFSPLSFVKPTAWAGGGDRHRQNTPPLPTSFSFQSLKFWELSSKKTEREPKKEKEKSKEIQFDSRLPAMEDQKEALRKIITTLAVKNEEIQNFIYLLKQMLQNVEANSDRVQKDLEGEFQSLYSLLDELKEGMIMKIKQDRASRTYELQNQLAACAKALESSEDLLETANQTLQGAENHDFNQAAKQIKDSVTMAPAFRLSLKAKVSDNMSHLMVDFAQERRILQSLKFLPVPSAPEIDLAESLVADNCVTLVWKMPEEDSKIDHYVLEYRKTNFEGPPRVKEDQPWMVIEGIKETEYTLSGLKFDWKYMNFRVKACNKAVAGEFSEPVTLETRAFMFRLDSSTSHQNLKVEDLSVEWDAMGGKVQDIKAREKDGKGRTASPVNSPARSLQSPKRMPTGRGGRDRFTAESYTVLGDTLIDAGEHYWEVRYDRDSKAFAVGVAYRSLGKFDQLGKTPSSWCLHLNNWLQVSFTAKHNNKAKLLDVVVPDVIGVYCNFHEGFLSFYNAKTKQLLHTFRARFTQPVLPAFMVWCGSFHVYSGLQVPSAVKCLQKRNSATSSSTASLS, from the exons ATGAATCCTCTCCGCTGCCTTCAAGAAAGATCCACTGCAGACATCAGGGAGCCCGGCGGTGGCTTGGCTCATGTCCTTTCTCCCTGCTCTTTGTCGCTTTtaggtccccccccctttgtctacAGTGTTCcagtctttttttccctgtgtgtgtgtctctctgtggccaggactacatttcccagcatgcCTTCCAAGCTGTGCAGGGAGGCTGGGTGCtcagccttccccctccccttctcccccctcAGCTTTGTTAAACCCACAGCCTGGGCTGGAGGTGGGGACCGTCATCGCCAGaacaccccccccctcccaactTCATTTTCTTTCCAGAGCCTCAAATTTTGGGAACTGAGCTccaaaaaaacagaaagagaaccaaaaaaagaaaaggaaaaaagcaaggaaatccaATTTGATTCCAGACTTCCAGCCATGGAGGACCAAAAG GAGGCTCTGAGGAAGATCATCACCACCCTGGCCGTGAAAAATGAAGAGATCCAGAATTTCATCTATTTGCTAAAGCAGATGCTCCAAAACGTGGAG GCCAATTCGGATCGGGTCCAGAAGGATCTAGAAGGCGAGTTTCAGTCACTCTACTCTTTACTGGATGAGCTGAAGGAAGGGATGATCATGAAGATCAAGCAGGATCGAGCCAGCCGGACGTACGAGCTCCAG AACCAGCTCGCCGCCTGTGCGAAGGCTCTGGAGAGCTCGGAGGACTTGCTGGAGACGGCGAACCAGACCCTCCAAGGTGCGGAAAACCACGATTTCAACCAG GCGGCGAAACAGATCAAAGACAG CGTGACCATGGCCCCCGCCTTCCGGCTATCACTCAAAGCCAAAGTCAGCGACAACATGAGCCACCTGATGGTCGATTTTGCCCAAGAACGCCGGATCCTGCAGTCTCTGAAATTTTTGCCAG TCCCCAGCGCGCCCGAGATCGACCTGGCAGAATCGTTGGTGGCCGACAACTGCGTGACGCTGGTGTGGAAGATGCCGGAAGAGGACAGCAAAATTGACCATTACGTGCTGGAGTACCGCAAGACCAACTTCGAGGGGCCACCTCGGGTGAAAGAAGACCAGCCCTGGATGGTGATCGAGGGCATCAAGGAGACCGAATACACCCTCTCCG GGCTGAAGTTTGATTGGAAATACATGAATTTCAGGGTCAAAGCATGTAATAAGGCAGTGGCTGGGGAGTTCTCTGAGCCTGTCACCTTGGAGACGCGAG CCTTCATGTTCCGGCTGGATTCCTCCACCAGCCACCAGAATCTCAAGGTGGAAGACCTCAGTGTGGAATGGGACGCCATGGGGGGAAAAGTGCAGGACATCAAGGCTCGAGAAAAAGACGGGAAGGGCCGTACCGCTTCGCCAGTGAACTCCCCAGCAAG GAGCCTCCAGTCTCCAAAAAGAATGCCCACGGGTCGAGGGGGACGGGATCGCTTCACCGCTGAATCCTACACAGTATTAG GCGACACATTGATCGACGCAGGCGAGCACTACTGGGAGGTGCGCTACGACCGGGATAGCAAAGCCTTTGCCGTCGGCGTGGCGTACCGGAGCCTGGGCAAGTTCGACCAGCTGGGGAAGACCCCGTCCTCCTGGTGCCTCCACTTGAACAACTGGCTCCAGGTCAGCTTCACCGCCAAGCACAACAACAAAGCCAAGCTCTTAGACGTGGTGGTCCCGGATGTCATCGGCGTCTACTGCAATTTTCACGAAG GCTTCCTCTCGTTCTACAACGCCAAAACCAAGCAGCTTCTGCACACCTTTCGGGCCAGATTCACCCAACCCGTTCTCCCAGCGTTTATG GTCTGGTGTGGGAGTTTCCACGTGTATTCTGGCCTGCAAGTCCCCAGCGCGGTCAAATGCCTTCAGAAACGGAACAGCGCCACCAGCAGCTCCACCGCCAGCTTGTCTTAG